The genome window CACTTTAATGACACACTCCGCCTGCCCACGCAAAGGCGATGACCGGAAAGGATCAGGGAAAGACATCATGAACGAGACACCGACACCCGCAGCTTCCGCAGCGCAGCCCCCGTCACATGCGAGAGTTCGCGCCCGCAAGCGCGCGGTCTTTCTGGAGGCCGATGCATGGGCCGTGCTGGACCAGGCCGCCGTGTCGCATGTCGGCTTCATCGACAATGCGCGCCCGATGGTGATCCCGATGATCCATGCGCGCATCGGCGACACGCTCTATCTGCACGGAGCCAAGGCAACCCGCATCGTCAAGCGACTGGGCGCGAGCGTTCCGGTCTGTCTGACGGCGACCGTGCTCGACGGTCTGGTTCTGGCGCGTTCGGCCTTTCACCACTCCATGAACTACCGCTGCGTCGTGGTCCACGGCATGGCGCGGGCCGTAGCCGACGCGCGGGAAAAGCATGACGCGCTGGTCGCCCTGACCGACCACCTTCTGCCGGGTCGCTGGGACGAGGTGCGGGAAATGAGCGACAAGGAAGAGCACGCAACCGGCGTGATCGCCCTCGACGTGGAGCACATGACGATGAAGCGGCGCGAGGGCCCGCCCGTCGATGACGCGGATGATTACGCGTTGCCGATCTGGGCCGGTGTGGTGGACATTGCCGAACGGGTTGGGGCGGTGCACCCTGACGCGGCGCTTGACGCATGCGTGCCAAGACCCGCGTCGCTCGACGCCTTCATGGATGCACGCGGCGAACCGGCCAAAGTTCGGGGGGACGAAACCTGATGTATACGATCGAAGCGAGCCGGATCACGGACCGCGCGGTTCTGGTCGAGGCTATCGGCGGGATCCGGCTGGCCGCCGTGTTCACCGGCGAGCACGGCCTCAATTGCACGCAGGTGCCGATGGTCGTCGACGAGGCGGCCTCCGGCGGCCTTCGGTTGCGCGGCCATGTCGCCCGCGCCAACCCGCACTGGCGGGCTATCGGCAGCGGAACCCCGGCGATTGCGCTCTTCCAGGGACCGCATGCCTATGTGTCGCCCGGCTGGTACGAAACCAAACGGGAGACCGGCAAGGCGGTTCCCACCTGGGCCTATATCGCCGTGGAGGCGCGCGGACGGCTCACCACCATCGACGATCCGTCGGAGCTGCGGGCGATGCTCGACGCCCTCACCGATCAGAACGAGGCCGGCCAACCAGCGCCCTGGACGGTGGCCGACGCACCGGCGGATTATATCGAGCGAATGATGCGCGGAATCGTCGGCATCGAGATGCAGGTGGAGGCGCTCGACGGGGTCTGGAAGCTCAACCAGGCCAAGAGCGCCGGCGATCGGGCCGGCACCGCACGCGGACTTTCGGAAGCATCACGGGAGGAGGCCCGCGCCTTGGCACGTCTTGTCCCGACGGATCCGCCCGACAGGTGATTCCGCTTAGCTGTCGAGCAGGCGCTTGACCTTGGTGCAGTACCGGCGGCTGACCGGGTTCATGCGCTTGGCGTAGTGGCCGGCGTTGTAGCGCAGGATCGTGCCGCAAAGATCGCCACCGGCGCGCTTGTGGGCACCCGCCAGATAGCTCATGCCGTATTTGATGTTGGTCTTGGGATCGTAGAGCGCGCCGGACTTGCCGCGAAAACCTTCGCCGCGGGCCGTCCTTGGCTTGATCTGCATCAGCCCGATCTCGCCATGCCGGCCGCGCGCCTTCGCATTGTAGTTGCTTTCGACTCGCACGATGGCATGGGCAAGGTCTGCCGGGATGCCATGTTTTTTTGCCTCGGAACGGATCATCGCATCGTATTTCTGCGCCTTCGCACCGGCTTCCAGGATCGCCGGATTGACCGTCGTCGTGGACACTGCCGAAGATTGGCAGGCGCCGGCGGCGAGCCCGAGGAAAAGCGCTGCGATGAGTTTCGTGCGGTTTGCAATCGTCATGTACCCGACCTTCAAGAGCATTCGTCGTCGTTGTGAGGGCGGGGGTATGACGGCGGGGTGCGACCAAAATCCGGCGGCAGAATTCACGAAATGTTACGCAGAAATTGACGAAATTGCGTGAAAAACTGCCGCTATTCGACTCTGTGGCGACAATCCGGCACGAACTTCACGACAACGCGGCAACGGCTTGTCCGCTCTTTGCCGCGCCTCGGCTCACGCCGAAGCGGGACGGTTCTGCAACAGTCTGTGAAGCGTCGTGATGGTCGACATGTCGGCGATGCCATCCACCCGCTCAGGACGGAAATGACGCTGGAACGCGGTCACCGCCAGGCACGTTGCCCTGTCGTAATTGCCGTCGATGGCAACCTCATAGCCGAAGAGCGCCAGCATCGATTGCAACGCCTCCACCGGCTGACCGCTGTCGCCTTCCTGAAAGAAGCGGCCGCCGGAAATCGGCTCCGGCTCCAGCCACTGGCCAACGCCGGCGCGCGCGAGAACATCCCAGGGAAACAGCTCGCCGGGATCCTCCTTGCGCGCCGGCGCGACGTCGGAATGCGCCAGGATGCGGTGTGCCGGGATGCGGTGCCTCCGGCATATGTCGAGGCCGAGTGCCGCCACCATCTGGATCTGCGCCGGCGGAAACGGCCGATAGCCGTTTTCGTGGCCGGGATTGACGATCTCGATGCCGATCGAGCGAGCGTTGATGTCGCGCGCGCCCTGCCAGAAGGAGACGCCGGCATGCCAGGCCCGCCGCGCTTCCGGCACGAGTTGGTGCAACGTGCCGTCCTCTTCGACGACATAGTGCGCCGAGACCTCGGCGCGCGGGTCGCACAACCGTCCGATGGCCTCCTGCGCGCCGGTCATGCCGGTGTAATGCAGGATCAGCATGTCGACCGCGACGCCTTCGGCGCGCGCGTTGTGGTTCGGCGAGGGGCGCAGCCGCGCGGGAAGGGTCGTGTCCGTCTTCAGGCTCATGTGCGTTCCGAAACGAGGTGTTGTCCGCGCCGCGATAGCGCCGGACGCCGACGCTGTCCAGCGGGGCATGAAGGATTACAGGCCGCGCTCGGCGGCGATCTTGGCATAGGCGC of Stappia sp. ES.058 contains these proteins:
- a CDS encoding pyridoxamine 5'-phosphate oxidase family protein, yielding MNETPTPAASAAQPPSHARVRARKRAVFLEADAWAVLDQAAVSHVGFIDNARPMVIPMIHARIGDTLYLHGAKATRIVKRLGASVPVCLTATVLDGLVLARSAFHHSMNYRCVVVHGMARAVADAREKHDALVALTDHLLPGRWDEVREMSDKEEHATGVIALDVEHMTMKRREGPPVDDADDYALPIWAGVVDIAERVGAVHPDAALDACVPRPASLDAFMDARGEPAKVRGDET
- a CDS encoding lytic transglycosylase domain-containing protein, with protein sequence MTIANRTKLIAALFLGLAAGACQSSAVSTTTVNPAILEAGAKAQKYDAMIRSEAKKHGIPADLAHAIVRVESNYNAKARGRHGEIGLMQIKPRTARGEGFRGKSGALYDPKTNIKYGMSYLAGAHKRAGGDLCGTILRYNAGHYAKRMNPVSRRYCTKVKRLLDS
- a CDS encoding N-acetylmuramoyl-L-alanine amidase — translated: MSLKTDTTLPARLRPSPNHNARAEGVAVDMLILHYTGMTGAQEAIGRLCDPRAEVSAHYVVEEDGTLHQLVPEARRAWHAGVSFWQGARDINARSIGIEIVNPGHENGYRPFPPAQIQMVAALGLDICRRHRIPAHRILAHSDVAPARKEDPGELFPWDVLARAGVGQWLEPEPISGGRFFQEGDSGQPVEALQSMLALFGYEVAIDGNYDRATCLAVTAFQRHFRPERVDGIADMSTITTLHRLLQNRPASA
- a CDS encoding FMN-binding negative transcriptional regulator; translation: MYTIEASRITDRAVLVEAIGGIRLAAVFTGEHGLNCTQVPMVVDEAASGGLRLRGHVARANPHWRAIGSGTPAIALFQGPHAYVSPGWYETKRETGKAVPTWAYIAVEARGRLTTIDDPSELRAMLDALTDQNEAGQPAPWTVADAPADYIERMMRGIVGIEMQVEALDGVWKLNQAKSAGDRAGTARGLSEASREEARALARLVPTDPPDR